One segment of Micromonospora sp. M71_S20 DNA contains the following:
- a CDS encoding alpha/beta fold hydrolase, which produces MSAPNPTTSTWTGMVPVDDTALAVTDTGGPGRPVVYLNGAYASQRHWRPVIAELGAGWRHITYDERARGRSKRSADYSFEACVRDLDAVLDATGAQRPLLVGWSYGAAVAVHWADRNPDRVRGVVCADGAIPYGLTGEEGRERIRGLFRRMRLLLPLARPLGLAARMTADQHADVNIEANEIVAAIAPVLDRVTCPVRYVLATGGNLGAGEEEMEQVRTALDPVLAGNPNIQVSAKVASNHSHILRKDFRAVAQAVRETAAARDQEVR; this is translated from the coding sequence ATGTCCGCCCCGAACCCGACCACCTCGACCTGGACCGGCATGGTGCCGGTCGACGACACCGCGCTGGCCGTCACCGACACCGGCGGCCCCGGCCGTCCCGTCGTCTATCTGAACGGCGCCTACGCCTCCCAGCGGCACTGGCGGCCCGTGATCGCCGAGCTCGGCGCCGGCTGGCGGCACATCACCTACGACGAGCGGGCCCGCGGCCGGTCGAAGCGGTCGGCGGACTACTCCTTCGAGGCGTGCGTCCGTGACCTCGACGCCGTCCTCGACGCGACCGGGGCGCAGCGGCCGCTGCTGGTGGGCTGGTCCTACGGCGCGGCAGTCGCGGTGCACTGGGCCGACCGGAATCCGGACCGCGTCCGGGGGGTGGTGTGCGCGGACGGCGCCATCCCCTACGGCCTGACCGGCGAGGAGGGCCGCGAGCGGATCCGCGGCCTGTTCCGCCGGATGCGGTTGCTGCTGCCGCTGGCGCGCCCGCTGGGCCTGGCCGCGCGGATGACCGCTGATCAGCACGCCGACGTCAACATCGAGGCCAACGAGATCGTCGCCGCCATCGCGCCGGTCCTGGACCGGGTGACCTGCCCGGTGCGGTACGTCCTGGCCACCGGCGGCAATCTCGGTGCGGGCGAGGAGGAGATGGAACAGGTGCGGACCGCCCTCGATCCGGTGCTCGCCGGCAACCCGAACATCCAGGTCAGCGCGAAGGTCGCGAGCAACCACTCCCACATCCTGCGCAAGGACTTCCGAGCCGTCGCCCAGGCCGTACGCGAGACCGCGGCCGCCCGCGACCAGGAGGTCCGCTGA
- a CDS encoding helix-turn-helix domain-containing protein has protein sequence MPGGRLTNEDRQHIAAGLAEGLGYAEIGRRLGRPASTVMREVTRNGGPDGYGADRAHETTRHRARRRKQAQPPAPPVPDSGHGRDPRAVQDFTESFTALLVQQGLPRMEARVLACLYVTDSGALTAADLVQRLCVSPASVSHAVAFLEQQGMLRRERAPGARRERYVIDDEIWLRSLLASLRMNDALTAASRRGAEILGVATPAGARFESSAELLLLVSAAFRQVMEQWRQRPAPGQADRTGRARAPDREGRRAAGG, from the coding sequence ATGCCCGGGGGAAGACTCACCAACGAGGACCGCCAGCACATCGCCGCGGGGCTGGCCGAGGGACTCGGCTACGCAGAGATCGGCCGGCGGCTGGGGCGGCCCGCCTCGACCGTCATGCGGGAGGTCACCCGCAACGGCGGACCCGACGGTTACGGGGCGGACCGGGCCCACGAGACCACCCGGCACCGTGCGCGCCGGCGCAAGCAGGCTCAGCCTCCGGCGCCGCCGGTCCCCGACAGCGGCCACGGGCGCGACCCCCGGGCGGTCCAGGACTTCACCGAATCCTTCACCGCTCTCCTCGTGCAGCAGGGGCTGCCCCGGATGGAGGCCAGGGTGCTGGCCTGCCTCTACGTCACCGACTCCGGCGCGCTCACCGCCGCCGACCTGGTCCAGCGGCTTTGCGTCAGCCCGGCGTCGGTGTCGCACGCCGTCGCCTTCCTCGAACAGCAGGGCATGCTCAGGCGGGAACGGGCTCCCGGCGCGCGGCGCGAACGCTACGTCATCGACGACGAGATCTGGCTCCGGTCGCTCCTCGCGTCTCTGCGGATGAACGACGCCCTGACGGCCGCATCGCGGCGCGGAGCCGAGATCCTCGGGGTGGCGACCCCGGCCGGCGCCCGCTTCGAGTCGTCCGCCGAACTGCTCCTCCTCGTCAGTGCGGCCTTCCGGCAGGTCATGGAGCAGTGGCGGCAGCGCCCGGCACCCGGACAGGCCGACCGCACGGGGCGAGCGCGCGCACCGGACCGGGAAGGCAGGCGGGCGGCCGGCGGCTGA
- a CDS encoding SitI3 family protein — translation MAVEFRLILAGDPSVHAIAALTATDPSEKPQPTSNPRLFTARLYDQRGYAVTIRSGTHGYYEAETDGDSCWEWEPETYVNVTFSMGADDLADKGIPNMVAAVARVLAGRDEDAALIQDGNYLLLTRTDGVIRTHRTSWWDHYHLEHLVTG, via the coding sequence ATGGCCGTCGAGTTCCGTCTGATCCTGGCCGGTGATCCTTCCGTGCACGCGATCGCCGCCCTGACTGCCACGGACCCCAGCGAGAAACCACAGCCGACGTCCAATCCGCGCCTGTTCACCGCCCGTCTGTACGACCAACGCGGCTACGCCGTCACCATTCGCTCCGGCACGCACGGCTACTACGAGGCCGAGACGGACGGCGACTCCTGCTGGGAGTGGGAGCCGGAGACGTACGTCAACGTCACCTTCTCCATGGGTGCCGACGATCTGGCCGACAAGGGAATCCCCAACATGGTGGCGGCGGTAGCCAGGGTGCTGGCCGGTCGGGACGAGGACGCGGCCCTGATCCAGGACGGCAACTACCTCCTCCTGACCCGCACCGACGGCGTCATCCGGACACACCGCACGAGCTGGTGGGACCACTACCATCTGGAGCACCTCGTCACCGGCTGA
- a CDS encoding DUF6244 family protein yields MSSIEEITGELHALAAGVERAQHLAAAADSQAQEITVRAAGAGFTAVAAGIARVRTALSTIQGGLGSLATAVGEAVKAAASVPRQATPQETIAGLTPVQQGIASAREITTATMTQVDNARQLVSAALHGGQPGPLLQSLDSIKQVLVLLVQRSGTAQRAVEAATNQARQLGSSGN; encoded by the coding sequence GTGTCGAGCATCGAAGAGATCACCGGCGAGCTGCACGCTCTGGCAGCGGGCGTCGAGCGGGCCCAGCACCTCGCGGCTGCGGCCGACAGTCAGGCGCAGGAGATCACCGTGCGGGCCGCCGGCGCCGGGTTCACTGCGGTCGCTGCCGGAATCGCCCGAGTACGCACCGCCCTCTCCACCATCCAGGGCGGGTTGGGCAGTCTCGCTACTGCGGTCGGCGAGGCCGTCAAGGCCGCCGCGAGCGTGCCGCGGCAGGCGACTCCGCAGGAGACCATCGCCGGGCTGACGCCGGTCCAGCAGGGCATCGCCAGCGCCCGCGAGATCACCACCGCGACAATGACGCAGGTCGACAACGCACGACAACTCGTCAGCGCGGCCCTGCACGGTGGGCAACCGGGGCCGCTCCTGCAGTCCCTCGACAGCATCAAGCAAGTGTTGGTACTCCTCGTACAGCGCAGCGGCACCGCCCAGCGGGCTGTCGAAGCGGCGACCAACCAGGCTCGGCAGTTGGGATCGTCGGGAAACTGA
- a CDS encoding 3-hydroxyacyl-CoA dehydrogenase family protein — MSGTVGVIGAGTMGLGIAQCLAEGGYDVVVVDPAVGTAAGAAAAVGRLRTGLRQARLLAPHRAGDPAARVIERISWTDRTAGLDRAGYVIECAPERIPLKERIFGELDAVCPPTTVLASVTSAIPIDRLAASTRRPERVVGTHFMNPAPLRESVEVVRAPRTSADTLQRTLDLLAAIGKTGIVVADGPGFVINRVLMLTVNEAAEVVGRGTADAATVDRVFQDCLGHSTGPLRTADLIGLDTVVDTLLVLLECTGDPRFRPGRTLRDLVAAGRYGRKSGSGFHQYPQPVATAAT; from the coding sequence ATGAGCGGCACCGTCGGGGTCATCGGCGCCGGCACGATGGGCCTCGGCATCGCCCAGTGCCTGGCCGAGGGCGGGTACGACGTGGTCGTGGTCGACCCGGCGGTCGGAACGGCGGCCGGGGCGGCGGCGGCGGTGGGCCGGCTGCGTACCGGACTGCGGCAGGCCCGGCTGCTGGCCCCGCACCGCGCGGGCGACCCGGCGGCCCGGGTGATCGAGCGGATCAGCTGGACCGACCGGACCGCCGGGCTCGACCGGGCCGGGTACGTGATCGAGTGCGCGCCGGAACGCATCCCCCTGAAGGAACGGATCTTCGGCGAGCTGGACGCCGTCTGTCCACCGACGACGGTGCTCGCGTCGGTCACCTCCGCCATCCCGATCGACCGGCTCGCCGCCAGCACCCGCCGGCCGGAGCGGGTGGTCGGGACGCACTTCATGAACCCCGCGCCGCTCAGGGAGAGCGTCGAGGTGGTGCGGGCGCCGCGGACCAGCGCGGACACCCTCCAGCGCACCCTCGACCTGCTCGCCGCGATCGGCAAGACCGGCATCGTGGTCGCCGACGGACCGGGCTTCGTGATCAACCGCGTGCTGATGCTCACCGTGAACGAGGCCGCCGAGGTCGTCGGCCGGGGAACCGCCGACGCCGCGACCGTCGACCGGGTCTTCCAGGACTGCCTCGGCCACTCGACGGGCCCGCTGCGTACCGCCGACCTGATCGGCCTGGACACCGTCGTCGACACGCTCCTGGTGCTGCTCGAATGCACCGGCGACCCCCGCTTCCGGCCCGGACGCACGCTGCGGGACCTGGTCGCCGCGGGCAGGTACGGGCGCAAGAGCGGCAGCGGTTTCCACCAGTACCCGCAGCCGGTCGCGACCGCCGCCACCTGA
- a CDS encoding HAD family hydrolase, whose protein sequence is MVKCLVWDLDDTLWDGVVLEGDEPVPFPAAVRTLHALDRRGVLHAVASRGERAAATAHLAAHGLLDLFTRVEVGWGAKSLAVARIAADLGIGLDTVAFVDNDPVERAEVAAALPVVRCHPADAVAGLPALPEFTPDVVTEESRQRRQLYRTDERRRAAEATHAGPPADFLASLGLVLQVRRAGPADLARAHELTVRTHQLNTTGVTFSPAELRALCASPRHEVLVARLRDRFGSYGTVGLAVTELQPAATVLRLLLMSCRVLSRGAGAALLDHLVHTALAAGRRPVAEFVPTAVNRQMLVTLRFAGFAVEDDAGDRWTLAIDPARPPAARAHPVRVVAA, encoded by the coding sequence ATGGTGAAGTGCCTGGTCTGGGACCTCGACGACACGCTGTGGGACGGCGTCGTGCTGGAGGGCGACGAGCCGGTGCCGTTCCCCGCCGCCGTACGCACGCTGCACGCCCTGGACCGGCGCGGCGTCCTGCACGCCGTGGCCAGCCGGGGCGAGCGCGCCGCCGCCACCGCCCACCTGGCCGCGCACGGCCTGCTCGACCTGTTCACCCGGGTCGAGGTGGGCTGGGGCGCCAAGTCCCTCGCGGTCGCCCGGATCGCCGCCGACCTGGGCATCGGCCTGGACACCGTCGCGTTCGTCGACAACGACCCGGTGGAGCGCGCCGAGGTGGCCGCCGCGCTGCCGGTCGTGCGCTGTCACCCGGCCGACGCCGTCGCCGGGCTGCCGGCGCTGCCCGAGTTCACCCCTGACGTCGTCACCGAGGAGTCCCGGCAGCGCCGCCAGCTCTACCGCACCGACGAGCGACGCCGGGCCGCCGAGGCCACGCATGCCGGGCCGCCCGCGGACTTCCTCGCCTCGCTCGGCCTGGTGCTCCAGGTGCGTCGGGCCGGCCCGGCCGACCTCGCCCGGGCACACGAGCTGACCGTACGCACCCACCAGCTGAACACCACCGGCGTCACGTTCAGCCCGGCCGAGCTGCGCGCGCTGTGCGCGTCCCCCCGGCACGAGGTGCTGGTGGCGCGGCTGCGGGACAGGTTCGGCTCCTACGGCACGGTCGGGCTGGCCGTCACCGAGTTGCAGCCGGCCGCGACCGTACTGCGGCTGCTGCTGATGTCGTGCCGGGTGCTGTCCCGCGGTGCCGGCGCGGCCCTGCTGGACCACCTCGTGCACACCGCGCTCGCCGCGGGCCGGCGCCCGGTGGCGGAGTTCGTGCCCACCGCGGTCAACCGGCAGATGCTGGTCACCCTGCGGTTCGCCGGCTTCGCCGTCGAGGACGACGCGGGCGACCGGTGGACGCTCGCGATCGACCCGGCCCGGCCGCCGGCCGCGCGGGCGCACCCGGTGCGGGTGGTGGCGGCGTGA
- a CDS encoding acyl-CoA dehydrogenase family protein, with the protein MTATVAPPALDELGDDLAAAARDEASRWDRDGALPAGVRRAAAAAGLLTADLPVDHGGLGATPAQVGELCARLGGVCGALRALVTVQGMVAAAVLRWGTAEQRTRWLPAFARGELLAGFAATEAGAGSDLTAVDTRIRAVAGGRQPTLELTGAKRWVTFGQVADVLLVLGVLDGRHTTVLVETDRAGVTRQPVEGQLGLRAAQLAHIQLDGVRVPAANRVAPPGFGLSHVAATALDHGRFTVGWGCVGMAEACLRDMADHVLTRRQGGTPLAEHQTVRGLLGRAAVDTAAARELAARAARWRAAGAPDAIAGTVAAKYAAARTAALVAGAAVQVLGAAGCAPDSRAGRFYRDAKVMEIIEGSAQVAELHIADHLLRRARATRPGGRP; encoded by the coding sequence GTGACCGCCACGGTCGCGCCGCCGGCGCTCGACGAGCTCGGGGACGACCTCGCCGCGGCCGCGCGCGACGAGGCGTCCCGCTGGGACCGGGACGGCGCGCTGCCCGCCGGGGTACGCCGCGCCGCGGCCGCCGCCGGGCTGCTCACCGCGGACCTGCCGGTCGACCACGGCGGCCTCGGCGCCACGCCGGCGCAGGTCGGTGAGCTGTGCGCCCGGCTCGGCGGCGTGTGCGGCGCGCTGCGCGCGCTGGTCACCGTGCAGGGCATGGTCGCCGCGGCCGTACTGCGCTGGGGCACCGCCGAGCAGCGGACGCGCTGGCTGCCCGCGTTCGCCCGCGGTGAGCTGCTCGCCGGCTTCGCCGCCACCGAGGCCGGCGCGGGCAGCGACCTGACCGCCGTCGACACCCGCATCCGTGCCGTCGCCGGTGGCCGGCAGCCGACCCTGGAGCTGACCGGCGCCAAGCGCTGGGTGACCTTCGGCCAGGTCGCCGACGTGCTGCTGGTGCTCGGGGTGCTGGACGGCCGGCACACCACCGTGCTCGTCGAGACCGACCGGGCCGGCGTGACGCGGCAGCCGGTCGAGGGCCAGCTCGGCCTGCGGGCCGCCCAGCTGGCCCACATCCAGCTCGACGGCGTACGGGTCCCGGCGGCGAACCGCGTCGCACCGCCCGGGTTCGGCCTGTCGCACGTCGCGGCCACCGCACTCGACCACGGCCGGTTCACGGTCGGCTGGGGCTGCGTGGGTATGGCCGAGGCGTGCCTGCGGGACATGGCCGACCACGTCCTCACCCGCCGGCAGGGCGGCACCCCGCTCGCCGAGCACCAGACCGTGCGGGGGCTGCTGGGCCGGGCCGCGGTGGACACCGCCGCCGCCCGGGAGCTCGCCGCCCGGGCCGCCCGGTGGCGGGCCGCTGGTGCTCCCGACGCGATCGCCGGCACGGTCGCGGCGAAGTACGCGGCGGCGCGCACCGCCGCCCTGGTCGCCGGTGCGGCCGTGCAGGTCCTCGGGGCGGCCGGCTGCGCCCCGGACAGCCGGGCCGGCCGGTTCTACCGGGACGCCAAGGTCATGGAGATCATCGAGGGCTCCGCCCAGGTGGCCGAACTGCACATCGCCGACCACCTGCTGCGGCGCGCCCGAGCGACGCGACCGGGAGGGCGGCCGTGA
- a CDS encoding acyl carrier protein codes for MGAPDRSAVARVLHDFIAPAVSGPIGPDEDYFALGLLNSLFAIELVVFVERRFDIEVEVADLDLDHFRTISRLTDFVLAKTAGRAGIPA; via the coding sequence ATGGGAGCACCGGACCGGTCCGCGGTGGCGCGGGTGCTGCACGACTTCATCGCCCCGGCGGTGTCCGGACCGATCGGCCCGGACGAGGACTACTTCGCGCTCGGCCTGCTCAACTCGCTGTTCGCGATCGAGCTGGTGGTGTTCGTGGAGCGGCGCTTCGACATCGAGGTCGAGGTGGCCGACCTCGACCTCGACCACTTCCGCACGATCTCCCGACTGACCGACTTCGTGCTGGCCAAGACCGCCGGCCGAGCCGGGATCCCGGCGTGA
- a CDS encoding ketoacyl-ACP synthase III family protein, whose amino-acid sequence MPGTIAVRTMASFLPERSVAVAELPELAYLGPAERELCAGLGIDRVRTDPELDAFDLAAGAATRALTAAGLAPARIGALVVVESRAPATLMSSAETRLQAYLGAERALTFSVGGLGCVSSTPALLVARGLLAADPDLTDVLVVHGSTPATPRRYRHPVTVSGDGGMAVVVSRDGPLRVRDVLQETDGRYWDLFRVDYRDRPSARWTEQCRDPREYSFQLALESRNRLRAMYRRLLDRNGLTPSDVARHVSHNLSAGAFRFVEETLGVAVASTCRDNLRDLGHLGANDVLLNLATEIGTGRLRGGERAVLVSSSPVAAWSMVLVEFDGDPAAVAGD is encoded by the coding sequence ATGCCCGGGACGATCGCGGTACGGACGATGGCGTCGTTCCTGCCGGAACGGTCGGTCGCGGTGGCGGAGCTGCCGGAGCTGGCGTACCTGGGGCCGGCCGAGCGGGAACTCTGCGCCGGCCTCGGGATCGACCGGGTCCGTACCGACCCGGAGCTGGACGCGTTCGACCTGGCCGCGGGCGCCGCCACCCGGGCGCTGACCGCCGCCGGGCTGGCCCCGGCCCGGATCGGGGCGCTGGTCGTGGTGGAGTCCCGCGCGCCGGCCACGCTGATGAGTTCCGCCGAGACCCGGCTACAGGCGTACCTCGGCGCCGAGCGGGCCCTGACCTTCTCCGTCGGCGGGCTGGGCTGCGTGTCGAGCACGCCGGCGCTGCTGGTGGCGCGCGGCCTGCTGGCCGCCGACCCGGACCTGACGGACGTCCTCGTCGTGCACGGCAGTACGCCGGCCACGCCGCGACGCTACCGGCACCCCGTTACGGTCAGCGGCGACGGGGGCATGGCCGTGGTCGTCTCGCGGGACGGGCCGCTGCGGGTGCGCGACGTGCTTCAGGAGACCGACGGCCGCTACTGGGACCTGTTCCGGGTGGACTACCGCGACCGCCCGTCGGCCCGCTGGACCGAGCAGTGCCGCGACCCTCGGGAGTACTCCTTCCAGCTGGCGCTGGAGAGCCGCAACCGGCTGCGTGCGATGTACCGGCGCCTGCTGGACCGCAACGGGCTGACGCCGTCGGACGTCGCCCGGCACGTGAGCCACAACCTGTCGGCGGGCGCGTTCCGGTTCGTCGAGGAGACGCTCGGGGTGGCGGTCGCCTCGACCTGCCGCGACAACCTGCGCGACCTGGGCCACCTCGGCGCGAACGACGTGCTGCTCAACCTGGCGACCGAGATCGGCACCGGGCGGCTGCGGGGCGGCGAGCGGGCCGTGCTGGTCAGCTCCAGCCCCGTGGCCGCCTGGAGCATGGTGCTGGTCGAGTTCGACGGCGATCCCGCGGCCGTCGCGGGTGACTGA
- a CDS encoding condensation domain-containing protein, with amino-acid sequence MPSRMPTQTNAPPPSGTRIRPVPRTGALRLSPGQERLWFLDGLHGDGTEYLVWLRLRLRGPWDPAVFAGAVTAVVGRHEVLRTRYRDSDGEPVQVVDPPGPADVTVVDLTGGPDAGTRAAALLDTTAGRPFDLRREHPLRVVVVRLAPTEHLVGLTLHHIAADAWSCDVLLRDLDHAYRALAAGRPVPAPPPMQYADVAAWQRARREAVGAAGIGYWRDQLAGLEPVLLPTDRPRGARRDPVGDMLAVDVPRRVARSVAAAGERYGTSAFMTLLAAFQVLLAHRTGRTDIAVGMPAAGRDAPETEDLIGFFVNTLVLRTDLAGRPSFAEVLDRVRTTVLAALMHNDVPFEDVVAAVRPRRDPARNPLFEIMFQVLHTAETPGTLGGATVEPLPMNATDAKFDLVFTVCRTAAGDLRCVLEYAGGLFDRTTMRRLAEDYVALLERLAREPEAPAVRLAPAPGAPAVPAAAADPPPPAPAPPADPAPPADPVEQAVAGIWSRLLGVDDIAADDDFFDLGGHSLLVARVRTALRQAFAVDLPLQVLFEATSVAGLAAVVTAAVRADVSRLSDSQVQDLLSRAAREGTR; translated from the coding sequence ATGCCGAGCCGGATGCCCACCCAGACCAACGCCCCGCCGCCGAGCGGCACCCGGATCCGGCCGGTGCCGCGCACCGGCGCGCTGCGGCTGTCGCCGGGGCAGGAGCGGCTGTGGTTTCTCGACGGGCTGCACGGCGACGGCACCGAATACCTCGTCTGGCTGCGGCTGCGCCTGCGCGGGCCGTGGGATCCCGCCGTGTTCGCCGGCGCCGTGACCGCGGTCGTCGGCCGGCACGAGGTGCTGCGCACCCGGTACCGGGACAGCGACGGCGAGCCGGTGCAGGTCGTCGACCCGCCCGGTCCGGCCGACGTCACGGTCGTGGACCTGACCGGCGGGCCGGACGCCGGAACCCGGGCGGCGGCGCTGCTCGACACGACGGCGGGTCGGCCGTTCGACCTGCGCCGGGAGCACCCGCTGCGGGTCGTGGTGGTACGGCTCGCGCCGACGGAGCACCTGGTCGGCCTCACCCTGCACCACATCGCCGCCGACGCCTGGTCGTGCGACGTGCTGCTGCGCGACCTGGACCACGCGTACCGCGCGTTGGCGGCCGGCCGGCCCGTGCCGGCGCCACCACCTATGCAGTACGCCGACGTCGCGGCCTGGCAGCGGGCCCGGCGCGAGGCCGTCGGCGCGGCCGGCATCGGCTACTGGCGGGACCAGCTCGCCGGGCTCGAACCGGTCCTGCTGCCCACCGACCGCCCGCGCGGCGCCCGCCGCGACCCCGTCGGCGACATGCTCGCCGTGGACGTGCCGCGGCGCGTCGCCCGGTCGGTCGCCGCCGCCGGCGAGCGGTACGGCACGAGCGCCTTCATGACCCTGCTGGCCGCCTTCCAGGTGCTGCTGGCGCACCGGACCGGCCGCACCGACATCGCCGTCGGGATGCCCGCCGCCGGGCGGGACGCGCCGGAGACCGAGGACCTGATCGGCTTCTTCGTCAACACCCTGGTGCTGCGGACCGACCTGGCGGGCCGGCCGTCGTTCGCCGAGGTGCTGGACCGGGTGCGCACGACGGTACTGGCCGCGCTCATGCACAACGACGTCCCGTTCGAGGACGTCGTCGCGGCGGTCCGGCCCCGCCGCGACCCCGCCCGCAACCCGCTGTTCGAGATCATGTTCCAGGTCCTGCACACGGCGGAGACGCCCGGCACGCTCGGCGGCGCCACGGTGGAACCGCTGCCCATGAACGCCACCGACGCCAAGTTCGACCTGGTGTTCACGGTCTGCCGCACCGCGGCCGGCGACCTGCGGTGCGTTCTCGAGTACGCCGGCGGCCTGTTCGACCGGACGACGATGCGGCGGCTCGCCGAGGACTACGTGGCGCTGCTGGAGCGGTTGGCCCGCGAACCGGAGGCCCCGGCGGTCCGGCTGGCCCCGGCGCCGGGCGCGCCGGCCGTGCCGGCGGCTGCGGCGGATCCGCCGCCACCAGCCCCGGCGCCGCCGGCCGACCCGGCGCCGCCGGCCGACCCGGTCGAGCAGGCCGTCGCCGGGATCTGGTCGAGGCTGCTCGGTGTCGACGACATCGCCGCCGACGACGACTTCTTCGACCTCGGCGGCCACTCGCTGCTGGTCGCCCGGGTGCGTACCGCGCTGCGGCAGGCGTTCGCCGTCGATCTCCCCCTGCAGGTCCTGTTCGAGGCCACCTCGGTGGCCGGACTCGCGGCCGTGGTCACCGCCGCGGTCCGCGCCGACGTCAGTCGACTCTCCGACAGCCAGGTGCAGGACCTGCTGTCCCGAGCCGCCCGGGAAGGAACCCGATGA